A window of Trichoderma atroviride chromosome 3, complete sequence contains these coding sequences:
- a CDS encoding uncharacterized protein (EggNog:ENOG41~SECRETED:SignalP(1-19)) has product MSRFALLAGLMAASVAAQAEFTAPGFKYIGCVEAEPPVFNFKADVPAPFSVQQCQYACHAKGKYAAMDGSCNCYDSSSKAEPAYNIIDESVCSVPCIGGNATAGICGGPQCPVTGKKRYSLYKKQTEHHDDDDCEEEEKTKSKDTGVWTKYISTTVATITACPPEVTDCPLSPTKATATPHCPGEGCHVPTTSAEPTQPPCPEKCGPPCPPEGCPVCPPGGCLPSCPPGCPIWASIPPLHSSATSSSVRWRALQVGSSSSSNTSLPFWRMLSPSSHNNC; this is encoded by the coding sequence ATGTCTCGTTTCGctctcctcgccggcctcaTGGCAGCCAGCGTGGCAGCCCAAGCCGAATTCACCGCCCCCGGCTTCAAATACATTGGCTGCGTCGAAGCGGAACCGCccgtcttcaacttcaaagCCGATGTACCTGCCCCCTTCAGCGTCCAGCAGTGCCAATATGCGTGCCATGCCAAGGGCAAATACGCCGCCATGGACGGTAGCTGTAACTGTTATGACTCGTCGTCAAAAGCCGAGCCAGCTTACAACATTATTGATGAATCTGTCTGCTCGGTGCCGTGCATTGGGGGCAACGCAACGGCGGGCATATGCGGAGGCCCGCAGTGTCCGGTGACGGGGAAGAAGCGATACTCACTGTACAAGAAGCAAACGGAGCAtcatgatgacgatgactgtgaagaggaggagaagaccAAGAGCAAGGACACTGGCGTCTGGACCAAGTACATCTCCACCACGGTCGCGACCATCACAGCTTGCCCTCCCGAAGTCACAGACTGTCCCCTCTCTCCTACAAAGGCCACTGCCACTCCACACTGCCCAGGAGAAGGCTGCCATGTCCCCACGACATCAGCCGAGCCCACTCAACCACCGTGTCCTGAGAAGTGCGGCCCTCCATGCCCTCCTGAAGGCTGCCCAGTTTGTCCTCCTGGCGGATGCCTCCCTTCCTGTCCTCCAGGCTGTCCCATTTGGGCTTCTATCCCCCCACTCcactcctccgccaccaGTTCCAGCGTGCGATGGAGAGCATTGCAAGTTgggtcctcttcctccagcaACACTAGCCTGCCCTTCTGGAGGATGCTTTCACCCTCATCCCACAATAATTGTTAG
- a CDS encoding uncharacterized protein (EggNog:ENOG41): MPSSMAQSWARLPLALERTFNKLTGSFVRKPFADRFLMTSHHLPQHPPVFCVVDLLYPPPQYQQRRSALPVVGELEILQAELYRCQSQSSFGNDVERELLDADAEHLSQWIEHLENLVYMEAATTIPSRYQQECTAVRMFKRAFKRNKTRQP; this comes from the coding sequence ATGCCTTCAAGCATGGCACAGTCATGGGCGCGTCTCCCCCTCGCCTTGGAACGCACGTTCAACAAGCTCACAGGCAGCTTCGTCCGCAAACCATTTGCAGACCGCTTTCTAATGACTTCCCACCACCTGCCTCAACACCCGCCGGTATTCTGCGTCGTCGACCTTTTGTATCCGCCCCCGCAGTACCAGCAGCGGAGAAGTGCGCTCCCCGTCGTGGGCGAGCTGGAGATTTTGCAGGCGGAGCTCTACCGCTGCCAGAGCCAGTCATCCTTTGGCAACGATGTGGAGAGGGAGCTCTTGGATGCGGATGCCGAGCATCTGAGCCAATGGATAGAGCATCTGGAGAATCTGGTGTACATGGAGGCGGCAACGACGATCCCGTCGAGGTACCAGCAGGAGTGTACGGCTGTTAGAATGTTTAAAAGAGCCTTCAAACGTAATAAAACCCGTCAACCTTGA
- a CDS encoding uncharacterized protein (EggNog:ENOG41): MTSIKLSNQIKTTFFIHITTLAIMADKHIVFITGVNSGIGYEAVKAYLGSSTPYHIFVGCRTLEKSKEAIASITKEVPSSKDTLEPIALELESDESIDQAYEAIAAKVDRIDTLVNNAGAAFDTHNFANDISNIRSIFNKAYDVNVTGTHVVTAKFVPLLIKSPSPRLIFITSGLSTLTAHSKSFYPPWAPKPQAGWPKDNVAAHLGYKSSKTALNMVMLNWHWLLHEDGVKTFCISPGFLATNLGGMQEKLKELGAGEPSVGGQFIRAVTEGERDEDAGKVVCRGGVQDW; this comes from the exons ATGACAAGTATAAAACTAAGTAATCAGATAAAAACAACTTTCTTTATTCATATAACAACTCTAGCAATCATGGCTGACAAGcacatcgtcttcatcaccgGCGTCAACTCCGGCATTGGCTATGAAGCCGTGAAAGCATATCTGGGCTCATCCACCCCATACCACATCTTTGTCGGCTGCCGCACGCTGGAAAAGAGTAAAGAGGCCATTGCTTCCATCACCAAAGAGGTTCCATCGTCAAAGGACACTCTTGAACCAATCGCTCTTGAGCTGGAAAGCGATGAATCCATAGATCAGGCATATGAGGCGATTGCAGCCAAGGTGGACAGAATCGACACGCTGGTTAATAATGCAG GCGCTGCTTTCGACACTCACAACTTTGCAAACGACATTTCCAACATCcgctccatcttcaacaaggcATACGACGTCAACGTCACCGGAACCCACGTAGTGACAGCCAAGTTTGTCCCTCTCCTAATCAAGTCCCCTTCCCCccgcctcatcttcatcacttCCGGCCTGTCCACCCTCACGGCTCACTCCAAGAGCTTCTACCCGCCATGGGCGCCCAAGCCGCAGGCCGGATGGCCCAAGGACAACGTGGCGGCCCACCTGGGCtacaagagcagcaagacgGCGCTCAACATGGTGATGCTCAACTGGCACTGGCTGCTGCACGAGGACGGCGTCAAGACGTTTTGCATCAGCCCGGGCTTCTTGGCGACGAATCTGGGTGGCATGcaggagaagctcaaggaacTGGGGGCGGGTGAGCCGTCTGTTGGCGGACAGTTTATCCGGGCTGTGACTGAGGGGGAGAGAGACGAGGATGCTGGCAAAGTGGTCTGCCGTGGTGGCGTTCAGGACTGGTAG
- a CDS encoding uncharacterized protein (EggNog:ENOG41), translating into MAQTPIKKVCLVGANGTLGSVILKGLVQADCFDISILQRSNSSSSSSSSSSISRLIVPPELPVEDVAKALAGQDAVIAAFPLGEGDQHLRLAEAAFHAGVKRFIPADFGSCDASDPEPQKYLPLYRKKTLVREKCEALAAKASQQGSPFSWTTVICGHFFDHGLRDGLLHIDFDTRTAQILDGGAIRASTSTLRRIAEATVRVLQRAEQTRNRAVYVQSFNPSQLEVVAALEKAMGEPWHVKHVDSKPYLADAQQRLKGDGSQADLDAIEDIVFALGALDADWTRRDGYAMELLGLENEKLDDVVQEVVDAYRAEVSK; encoded by the coding sequence ATGGCGCAAACTCCAATCAAAAAGGTCTGCCTCGTAGGCGCCAATGGCACCCTGGGCTCAGTCATTCTCAAAGGCCTTGTTCAGGCAGACTGCTTCgacatctccatcctccaaCGCTCCaactcttcctcttcttcctcttcttcctcctccatctcacGCCTCATCGTCCCGCCTGAGCTCCCGGTTGAGGATGTcgcaaaggccttggccgGCCAGGATGCCGTCATTGCTGCCTTCCCGCTCGGCGAGGGCGACCAGCATCTCCGACTCGCAGAGGCCGCATTCCACGCCGGCGTGAAGCGCTTCATCCCCGCAGACTTTGGGAGCTGCGATGCGAGCGACCCAGAGCCGCAAAAGTATCTGCCCCTCTACCGCAAGAAGACGCTCGTCCGTGAGAAATGCGAGGCACTCGCCGCAAAGGCCTCGCAGCAAGGCTCACCCTTTTCATGGACAACCGTCATCTGCGGCCACTTCTTCGACCACGGACTGCGCGATGGACTCCTCCACATCGACTTTGACACCCGCACGGCGCAGATCCTGGACGGCGGCGCCATCAGGGCATCGACTTCTACGCTGCGCCGCATTGCTGAGGCAACTGTCCGAGTCCTGCAGCGGGCCGAGCAGACGCGCAACCGAGCCGTCTACGTCCAGAGCTTCAACCCATCGCAGCTTGAAGTTGTGGCTGCCCTGGAAAAGGCAATGGGAGAGCCATGGCACGTCAAGCATGTCGACTCAAAGCCATATCTAGCAGACGCCCAGCAAAGACTAAAGGGTGATGGTTCTCAAGCTGATTTGGACGCCATTGAGGATATTGTCTTTGCGCTGGGGGCTCTAGACGCGGACTGGACAAGGAGGGATGGGTATGCGATGGAGTTGTTGGGCTTGGAGAACGAAAAGCTGGATGATGTTGTTCAGGAAGTGGTGGATGCGTATAGAGCAGAAGTGAGCAAGTGA
- a CDS encoding uncharacterized protein (EggNog:ENOG41~SECRETED:SignalP(1-22)): MRLTAIDVVFMLTAHLIDRVTSLADDAPTTSTPVNEEKPFTLPSSCVPTVTVTTNLGTNRGCAFDCSTDFCIIDHFVTLPCGCSGAASVVTRTITTCAKSSPCWNCHAGFPFTTTAADCPKPTGDD, from the exons ATGCGGCTTACAGCGATCGACGTCGTTTTCATGCTGACGGC ACACCTGATTGATAGAGTTACTTCTCTGGCTGACGACGCCCCAACAACTTCGACTCCTGTAAACGAAGAGAAACCGTTTACTTTGCCATCGAGCTGCGTTCCCACAGTTACAGTGACGACGAATTTAGGCACAAACAGAGGCTGTGCATTCGACTGCTCGACTGATTTTTGCATTATCGATC ATTTCGTGACTTTGCCATGCGGCTGTTCAGGGGCTGCGAGTGTCGTCACTCGGACCATCACCACATGTGCGAAATCGAGTCCCTGCTGGAATTGCCATGCCGGGTTTCCTTTTACCACAACGGCCGCGGATTGCCCAAAACCAACGGGAGATGATTAG
- a CDS encoding uncharacterized protein (EggNog:ENOG41) — MMEAQSLAALNLQAANPPQYPENPSETPQEPLTLYISRVPGTRDVILSPFKPQVKNVTGGDVASSLYYVHLELPTLDMAGPEPLRDEAQGRSSEDSSATRTIARKPVPGTVPSLGPEISIQSDQLQLQQTRSQHDNTTLRPPGDVGMPPSLQERDFAPPLPPRRRFEDSGSGYSDGSFEANPQETSQLNVPPRRKPVGPRQMGGVPQGRVSMDETTRSRVQTRARADTTGHTRQSRSLSPTKNAEYATPPFTLSLIRRDPGTGDQWNVGKISSYETDPMAAQAPMYLSASASEQHPPQHPPIDIQIETAGYAKFRGGTQVALPPPPSMIDFMPEPRSDGSRTFSRQVSMSYSKSFGSTVRSTFHKLEQKARKKAQAHNRNESEASVASHSSGEYTAGSPTTARPDKMKPRGYTFASPWNGKCVFRTGKDGRSLVCDHILHEGELGGYNPLVPDSSAAKGTSTVVSELRYNLPGSEFFPSSEVPKGDINQKLGHFGKMVKSTMDRGYGDEDEDDVVSPFDVNIGGERAGGGNRGNRAKLSKLIIYHDGMKMLDLLVAANIGLWWRTWEKSY, encoded by the exons ATGATGGAGGCACAGTCGCTGGCCGCGCTGAATCTGCAGGCGGCTAACCCACCTCAATATCCCGAAAACCCATCAGAGACACCGCAGGAGCCTCTGACCCTCTACATATCTAGAGTTCCCGGCACCAGAG ATGTAATACTTTCACCTTTCAAACCCCAGGTCAAAAATGTCACTGGTGGAGATGTTGCTAGCAGCCTCTACTATGTTCATCTCGAGCTCCCCACGTTGGACATGGCAGGCCCTGAGCCGCTGAGAGATGAAGCACAAGGTAGATCCAGTGAAGATAGCTCAGCGACAAGGACCATTGCCCGGAAGCCAGTACCCGGCACAGTCCCATCGCTAGGCCCTGAGATTTCGATACAGAGCGATCAATtacagctgcagcaaacTCGAAGCCAACATGACAACACGACGCTTCGGCCGCCAGGGGATGTTGGCATGCCTCCCAGCTTGCAAGAGCGTGATTTTGctcctcctttgcctcctAGACGGCGTTTTGAAGACTCTGGTTCGGGTTACTCAGATGGCTCTTTCGAGGCGAATCCTCAGGAAACATCTCAGTTGAATGTGCCTCCTAGGCGCAAGCCCGTTGGACCAAGACAGATGGGCGGCGTGCCACAGGGTAGAGTCTCGATGGACGAAACGACACGGTCCAGGGTTCAAACTAGGGCTCGGGCAGATACGACAGGACACACCAGGCAAAGCCGCTCTTTGTCTCCAACAAAGAACGCTGAGTACGCCACGCCTCCATTTACCCTGAGCCTGATAAGGCGGGATCCGGGCACCGGAGACCAGTGGAATGTGGGAAAGATTTCATCATATGAGACGGACCCAATGGCTGCGCAAGCTCCCATGTATCTCTCCGCATCAGCATCCGAACAGCACCCACCTCAGCACCCACCAATCGACATACAAATCGAAACTGCTGGGTATGCCAAGTTCCGCGGAGGGACACAAGTCGcccttcctcctcctccttctaTGATAGATTTCATGCCAGAGCCGAGATCCGATGGCAGCAGGACATTCTCCCGGCAGGTTTCCATGTCGTATTCAAAAAGCTTTGGTTCTACTGTGCGATCCACATTCCACAAGTTGGAGCAAAAGGCTCGCAAGAAGGCACAGGCACATAACCGCAACGAGAGTGAAGCATCGGTTGCTTCACATAGTTCGGGAGAGTACACGGCCGGATCGCCAACGACTGCGCGCCCTGACAAGATGAAGCCACGGGGATACACGTTTGCGAGTCCTTGGAACGGAAAATGCGTATTTCGCACGGGAAAGGATGGCCGGAGCCTGGTGTGCGATCATATCCTGCACGAAGGTGAATTGGGCGGCTACAACCCGCTGGTGCCTGATTCGAGCGCGGCCAAGGGGACTTCAACTGTAGTCAGCGAGCTGCGGTACAACCTTCCGGGCTCAGAGTTTTTCCCGTCCAGCGAAGTGCCCAAAGGCGACATTAATCAGAAACTCGGCCATTTCGGCAAGATGGTCAAGTCAACCATGGACCGGGGCTacggcgatgaggacgaggatgatgttgTATCGCCGTTTGATGTGAATATAGGCGGTGAGAGAGCAGGAGGGGGCAACCGGGGCAACCGAGCCAAGCTGAGCAAGCTCATCATATACCACGAtgggatgaagatgctggacCTGCTGGTGGCGGCCAACATAGGGCTGTGGTGGAGGACATGGGAGAAGAGCTATTGA